From one Macrobrachium rosenbergii isolate ZJJX-2024 chromosome 52, ASM4041242v1, whole genome shotgun sequence genomic stretch:
- the LOC136833971 gene encoding MAP7 domain-containing protein 2-like has product MVTTMEKFEDCREKSVSKEERRIYLLNVNVTRVHEPENVLQENRKEKEKEKSQRKEVGKEKVETQRKELGKEKVEVLSYTGRFNKQKMGQEASEDTILLLENEKQLMQKEIAAQENARNMLEDEITRMKAENKRLTMSAAAVQELSDSLNDKIMSLNV; this is encoded by the coding sequence ATGGTGACTACAATGGAAAAATTCGAGGATTGCAGGGAGAAGTCCGTCTccaaagaagagaggaggatttaCTTGCTGAATGTCAACGTAACCAGAGTTCATGAACCGGAAAATGTTCttcaagaaaacagaaaggaaaaagaaaaggagaagtcacagagaaaggaagtgggaaaagaaaaggtggagacacagagaaaggaactgggaAAAGAAAAGGTGGAGGTGCTGTCGTACACAGGACGATTCAACAAGCAGAAGATGGGACAGGAAGCCTCGGAGGACACGATCCTTTTACTCGAGAACGAAAAGCAGCTTATGCAGAAGGAGATAGCGGCTCAGGAAAATGCACGAAATATGCTGGAAGATGAGATAACaaggatgaaagcagaaaataagcgaCTGACTATGAGCGCTGCCGCTGTTCAAGAGCTAAGTGATTCCCTGAACGACAAAATAATGAGCTTGAACGTTTAG